From Chryseobacterium sp. IHB B 17019, one genomic window encodes:
- a CDS encoding cyanophycinase: MKPVGKLIVIGGAVNKGSFAETDFDQNIEKNLNFFERGILRKIINESKLKENSVIEIVTTASQIPQIVGTEYKKAFEFLGAKNVNILDIHNRGEANSDAMVARANAADVVMFTGGDQLRLTSILGGTRFHDTILLKYQEQDFIYSGTSAGAAAASENMIYQGSSSEALLKGEIKTTQGLGLIDNVIIDTHFVQRGRIGRLFQAVVNNPRTLGIGLGEDTGLFIHNDVMTAVGSGLVILVDGRFIKDTNLTNINLGEPISIDNLTVHVMSMNDHYDLITKTLTIENSQFNPIPQDR; this comes from the coding sequence ATGAAACCTGTTGGAAAATTAATTGTAATCGGAGGTGCTGTAAACAAAGGAAGTTTTGCAGAAACCGATTTTGATCAAAATATCGAAAAAAACCTTAATTTCTTTGAAAGAGGAATTTTAAGAAAAATCATTAACGAATCTAAGCTCAAGGAAAATTCTGTAATAGAAATTGTAACTACGGCCTCACAAATCCCCCAGATTGTAGGTACAGAATACAAAAAAGCATTCGAATTTCTTGGTGCCAAAAATGTTAATATCCTGGATATTCACAATCGTGGAGAAGCCAATTCTGATGCAATGGTTGCAAGAGCCAATGCAGCAGATGTGGTGATGTTTACGGGTGGAGATCAGTTGAGATTAACCTCAATTCTTGGCGGAACAAGGTTTCATGATACGATTCTATTAAAATATCAGGAACAGGATTTTATCTATTCCGGAACTTCTGCCGGAGCCGCCGCAGCTTCTGAAAACATGATCTATCAGGGAAGCAGCTCGGAAGCCTTGCTTAAAGGTGAAATCAAAACGACACAAGGTTTAGGCTTAATAGATAACGTAATTATTGATACCCATTTTGTACAAAGAGGTAGAATTGGCAGGCTTTTCCAGGCTGTTGTAAACAACCCGAGAACGTTGGGAATCGGTTTGGGAGAAGACACCGGACTTTTCATTCATAATGATGTGATGACGGCTGTAGGTTCCGGACTTGTTATATTGGTGGACGGAAGATTTATTAAAGATACCAATCTTACCAATATTAATCTTGGCGAGCCCATTTCTATTGATAATCTGACGGTTCACGTAATGTCCATGAATGATCATTATGACTTGATAACAAAGACATTAACTATTGAAAATTCACAATTTAACCCGATTCCACAAGACAGATAA
- a CDS encoding isoaspartyl peptidase/L-asparaginase, with product MKIILHGGFFSESDQSNEVKTAKQNSLKNIAQKAFGYLQTHSAFDTVAYAVSLLEDDELYNAGIGSQIQSDGVIRMSAAIMDGETQKLSGVINIQEVKNPVFVAKELMKEDDRILGGNGAKHYASEHGFENFSTEIPQRRKEYEAKLNNGGKGTVGCVAIDKNGKLAVATSTGGKGFEIPGRISDSATVAGNYANSFCAVSCTGVGEDIVSNATAAKIVTRVTDGMSLENAFTKTFEELKTINGFAGAIAIDKNGKIYHQDSHPTMVFASFDGENFEVFN from the coding sequence ATGAAAATTATTCTCCACGGTGGATTTTTCTCTGAAAGCGATCAAAGCAATGAGGTGAAAACAGCCAAACAAAATTCTTTAAAAAATATTGCTCAAAAAGCATTTGGATACCTGCAAACTCATTCTGCATTTGATACAGTGGCATACGCTGTTTCTTTATTGGAAGATGACGAATTATACAATGCAGGAATCGGTTCGCAAATTCAAAGTGATGGTGTGATCAGGATGAGTGCCGCGATTATGGATGGTGAAACCCAGAAATTAAGCGGTGTAATCAATATTCAGGAGGTAAAAAACCCGGTTTTTGTGGCGAAAGAATTGATGAAGGAAGACGACAGGATTTTGGGAGGAAATGGTGCAAAACATTATGCAAGCGAACATGGTTTTGAAAATTTTTCAACTGAAATCCCTCAAAGAAGAAAAGAATATGAAGCAAAACTCAATAACGGCGGAAAAGGCACTGTAGGTTGTGTAGCGATTGATAAAAACGGAAAACTAGCTGTTGCCACCTCTACCGGAGGAAAAGGTTTTGAGATTCCCGGGAGAATATCCGATTCTGCGACCGTTGCCGGAAATTATGCCAATTCTTTCTGTGCGGTAAGCTGTACAGGCGTAGGTGAAGATATTGTAAGCAATGCCACTGCTGCTAAGATCGTTACCAGAGTTACTGACGGAATGTCTTTGGAAAATGCTTTTACAAAAACTTTTGAAGAATTAAAAACAATCAACGGCTTTGCGGGTGCGATTGCCATTGATAAAAACGGAAAAATTTACCATCAGGATTCTCATCCTACTATGGTTTTTGCAAGTTTTGATGGTGAAAATTTTGAAGTTTTCAATTAA
- a CDS encoding YtxH domain-containing protein: MGNKTKGLLALLGLGALAYWKYKNSSPEEQQAVKDKINNAKDNLNKWGSDLKDKANNVASQVQEKADEFKNKAQDTVNKTQETYNG; this comes from the coding sequence ATGGGAAATAAAACAAAAGGCTTATTAGCACTACTTGGTTTAGGAGCATTAGCATATTGGAAATATAAAAATTCATCTCCTGAGGAACAACAAGCTGTAAAAGATAAGATCAATAATGCCAAAGACAATTTGAATAAATGGGGAAGCGATCTTAAGGATAAAGCCAACAATGTTGCATCCCAGGTTCAGGAAAAAGCTGATGAATTCAAAAACAAAGCGCAGGATACTGTGAACAAAACACAGGAAACCTATAACGGTTAA
- a CDS encoding class I SAM-dependent methyltransferase, whose protein sequence is MENYLEINKNSWNAKVDPHLKSDFYFVDEFLKGRSSLNSIELELLGDIKDKTILHLQCHFGQDSISLSRMGAKVTGIDLSDKAIEAAEKLAQQSGTDTKFICTDLYNLPNILGQKFDIVFTSYGTIGWLPDLGKWAKVINHFLKPDGKFIMAEFHPVVWMFDDDFKEVKYNYFNEKPIVETYEGTYADQSADIVQEYVMWNHPLADILQNLIQNDIQIEKFKEFDWSPYPCFRHVEEFEKGKWRIPQFGDKIPLVFAIEAQKKSS, encoded by the coding sequence ATGGAAAACTATCTCGAAATTAATAAAAACTCATGGAACGCCAAAGTGGACCCACACCTGAAATCGGATTTCTATTTTGTGGATGAATTCCTGAAGGGAAGAAGTTCTCTTAATTCCATTGAATTAGAGCTTTTAGGAGATATAAAAGATAAAACGATTCTGCATTTGCAGTGTCATTTTGGTCAGGATTCTATTTCTTTATCAAGAATGGGAGCGAAAGTTACCGGCATTGATTTATCAGATAAAGCGATTGAAGCAGCAGAAAAACTAGCTCAGCAATCCGGTACTGATACGAAGTTTATCTGTACAGATTTATACAACCTTCCCAATATTTTAGGTCAAAAATTTGATATCGTTTTTACAAGTTATGGTACAATTGGCTGGCTTCCGGATCTAGGTAAGTGGGCGAAAGTTATAAACCATTTTCTAAAGCCCGATGGAAAATTTATTATGGCAGAATTTCATCCTGTGGTGTGGATGTTTGATGATGATTTTAAAGAAGTAAAATATAATTATTTTAATGAAAAGCCAATTGTAGAAACCTATGAAGGAACTTACGCCGATCAGTCTGCCGATATTGTTCAGGAGTATGTCATGTGGAATCATCCGTTGGCTGATATTCTTCAAAATTTAATACAAAATGATATTCAGATAGAAAAATTTAAAGAATTTGACTGGTCGCCTTATCCATGTTTCAGACACGTGGAAGAATTTGAAAAAGGAAAGTGGAGAATCCCACAATTCGGAGATAAAATACCTCTGGTTTTTGCTATTGAAGCACAAAAAAAGTCATCGTAA
- a CDS encoding PH domain-containing protein, which yields MSEKSRFDEIKDQLEKLDINPTFFARKEIRELPNVLSEDEKIVYLVEGRNKTTTHHIVLVATDRRLIFIDKEVFYGLKVEDFSYDKVTSIQYEKEFMLASIDIIVSGEMLEIDGVGKYEAELFCEKVRDFMARPKEYFQSKAEPSILDQLEQLGKLKESGVLTEDEFQEQKKKLLAKL from the coding sequence ATGAGTGAAAAATCCAGATTTGACGAAATAAAAGATCAACTTGAAAAATTAGATATAAATCCGACCTTTTTTGCCAGAAAAGAAATTCGTGAATTACCGAATGTACTTTCTGAAGATGAAAAAATTGTATATCTGGTGGAAGGAAGGAATAAAACAACCACTCACCATATTGTTTTGGTGGCCACAGACAGAAGGCTGATTTTCATTGATAAAGAAGTATTTTATGGCTTGAAGGTTGAGGATTTTTCTTACGACAAAGTCACATCAATACAATATGAAAAAGAGTTTATGCTGGCTTCAATTGATATCATTGTTTCCGGAGAAATGCTTGAGATTGACGGAGTTGGGAAGTACGAAGCGGAATTGTTCTGCGAAAAAGTGAGAGATTTTATGGCCCGTCCAAAGGAGTATTTTCAGTCAAAAGCTGAGCCAAGTATTTTAGACCAGTTAGAACAATTGGGAAAATTAAAAGAAAGCGGAGTTTTAACGGAAGATGAATTTCAGGAACAGAAGAAAAAACTTCTTGCAAAACTTTAA
- a CDS encoding GNAT family N-acetyltransferase, whose product MKKEVSKDIVEKWLKGWSLSRDLPLPIQYQSGFKVEVGYENQKSRYVFTEPNDDFFQLAEFIEEPWVFLKICTSFNEFKDKIPEKWQVQPQGYMMSCFRTMTFPEVNLPDDYRLEFEEYHSTFLVKIVTKNDEVASIGRLIIIEDLAVYDRISTENNHKRKGLATFVMKELEKTALSKGIYNNFLVATEQGKILYESLGWELYSLYTSIVIPSKF is encoded by the coding sequence TTGAAAAAAGAGGTTTCTAAAGATATAGTGGAAAAATGGTTAAAAGGCTGGTCTTTGTCAAGAGATCTGCCTTTGCCAATTCAATATCAGTCTGGTTTTAAGGTTGAAGTTGGGTACGAAAACCAAAAATCCCGTTATGTATTTACGGAACCAAATGATGACTTTTTTCAATTGGCAGAATTTATCGAGGAACCATGGGTTTTTCTGAAAATCTGTACTTCTTTTAATGAATTTAAAGATAAAATTCCTGAAAAATGGCAGGTTCAGCCACAAGGATATATGATGTCCTGTTTTCGTACGATGACTTTTCCTGAAGTTAATTTGCCTGATGATTACAGATTGGAATTTGAAGAATACCACTCAACTTTTCTTGTAAAAATTGTTACGAAAAATGATGAAGTAGCTTCAATAGGGCGGCTTATCATTATTGAAGATCTGGCTGTTTATGATAGAATTTCAACGGAAAATAATCATAAAAGAAAAGGACTCGCAACTTTTGTAATGAAAGAATTGGAAAAGACTGCTTTATCAAAAGGTATTTACAATAATTTCCTGGTAGCAACAGAACAAGGCAAAATCTTATATGAATCGCTGGGTTGGGAACTTTACAGTCTTTATACTTCAATTGTAATTCCATCTAAATTTTAA
- the hisS gene encoding histidine--tRNA ligase, with amino-acid sequence MKPSLAKGTRDFTALEVARRRYIINILQKNFELFGFQPLETPSFENLSTLTGKYGEEGDRLIFKILNSGDYTSKVNQEDWENKSHQKLISQISDKALRYDLTVPFARFVAMNHGQLTFPYKRYQIQPVWRADRPQKGRFREFYQCDADVVGSESLLQEVELIQLYLKSFSDLKVPVTIHLNNRKVLSGLAEYAGITDKLIDFTVALDKLDKIGKDGVVKELLEREISQESIDKLDFLFTQSADALKNLLQLKEKFAGNEIGLKGVEELESVITQSLNLGVDIQNLVFDITLARGLDYYTGAIFEVKANEVQMGSIGGGGRYDNLTEVFGVKNIPGIGISFGLDRIYLVMEELGLFPEEATSKVEYLFANFGGNEVSEALKLIKQLREKGVSAEIYPENAKIGKQFTYAEKKGIKNLVFLGEEEIKNKTVTYKDLEAGEQKTVSLEEFLSN; translated from the coding sequence ATGAAGCCAAGTTTAGCAAAAGGGACGAGAGATTTTACAGCACTGGAAGTTGCAAGAAGAAGATATATCATCAATATTTTACAGAAAAACTTCGAGTTATTCGGGTTCCAGCCATTGGAAACACCGAGCTTTGAAAATCTATCGACTTTGACAGGAAAGTATGGGGAAGAAGGAGATCGCTTGATTTTTAAGATTTTAAATTCAGGGGATTATACTTCAAAAGTAAATCAGGAAGATTGGGAAAATAAAAGTCATCAGAAATTGATTTCTCAGATTTCGGATAAAGCTCTTCGTTACGACCTTACCGTACCTTTTGCAAGATTTGTAGCAATGAATCATGGGCAACTTACTTTCCCTTACAAACGTTACCAGATCCAGCCGGTTTGGAGAGCAGACCGCCCTCAAAAAGGTAGATTCAGAGAGTTTTACCAATGTGATGCGGATGTTGTGGGAAGCGAAAGCCTTTTGCAGGAAGTGGAATTAATTCAATTATATTTAAAATCATTTTCAGATTTAAAAGTTCCGGTGACTATTCATCTCAACAACAGGAAAGTTCTTTCAGGATTGGCTGAATACGCTGGAATTACGGATAAACTGATTGATTTCACGGTCGCTCTTGATAAATTAGATAAAATTGGAAAAGACGGCGTTGTCAAAGAATTATTGGAAAGAGAAATTTCTCAGGAATCGATTGATAAACTGGATTTCCTATTCACTCAGTCTGCCGATGCGTTGAAAAATCTTCTTCAGCTAAAAGAGAAATTTGCAGGAAATGAAATTGGATTAAAAGGCGTCGAAGAACTGGAATCTGTTATCACCCAATCGTTAAACCTTGGTGTTGATATACAAAATCTTGTTTTCGATATTACGCTAGCTAGAGGTTTGGATTATTATACCGGAGCAATTTTTGAGGTGAAAGCGAATGAAGTTCAGATGGGTTCCATCGGCGGTGGCGGAAGATATGACAATCTTACAGAAGTTTTTGGGGTGAAAAATATCCCGGGAATTGGTATTTCTTTCGGACTTGACAGGATTTATCTGGTGATGGAAGAATTGGGACTTTTCCCTGAAGAAGCAACTTCAAAAGTAGAATATTTATTTGCCAACTTTGGCGGAAATGAAGTTTCGGAAGCTTTAAAATTGATTAAACAATTAAGAGAAAAAGGGGTTTCCGCAGAAATTTATCCTGAAAATGCAAAGATCGGGAAACAGTTCACCTATGCAGAAAAGAAAGGAATTAAAAATCTTGTTTTTTTAGGAGAAGAGGAAATTAAAAATAAAACAGTTACTTACAAAGATCTTGAAGCCGGTGAGCAGAAAACAGTTTCTTTGGAAGAGTTTTTAAGTAATTAA
- a CDS encoding HRDC domain-containing protein produces the protein MMKVKVFKIRLAGEFLYEDQKTLDTFLESNDIMKVETAFVNDENYWSVVLYFDELKITQNKVKDPKAAKYSAESENLNSDEEKILYALKEWRSEKAKEQNLPSYFIATNKELTSVAKYKPAKKEELLDIKGFGKHKIENYGEEILEILEGI, from the coding sequence ATGATGAAAGTAAAAGTTTTTAAGATAAGATTAGCCGGGGAATTCCTTTACGAAGATCAGAAAACATTAGACACTTTTTTGGAATCCAATGATATTATGAAAGTGGAAACAGCTTTTGTAAATGATGAAAATTACTGGTCTGTAGTTTTGTATTTTGATGAACTTAAAATTACCCAAAACAAGGTGAAAGATCCAAAAGCCGCAAAATATTCTGCGGAAAGTGAAAATTTAAATTCTGATGAAGAAAAAATCTTATATGCTCTGAAAGAATGGAGGTCAGAGAAGGCTAAAGAACAAAACCTTCCGTCTTATTTCATTGCTACCAATAAAGAGCTGACATCCGTTGCTAAGTACAAGCCTGCAAAGAAAGAAGAATTGCTGGATATCAAAGGCTTTGGGAAGCATAAGATTGAGAATTATGGCGAAGAAATCCTGGAAATTTTAGAAGGTATTTGA
- a CDS encoding single-stranded DNA-binding protein encodes MSLRNKVTLIGYTGREVEMVNFDNGNVKASVSLATSDHYTNAKGEKVEETQWHNLVAFGKTAEIFQKYVPKGKEIAVEGKLTYRSYDDKDGVKKYITEIRVDEILLLGGK; translated from the coding sequence ATGTCACTAAGAAATAAAGTAACATTAATCGGTTACACAGGAAGAGAAGTAGAAATGGTAAACTTCGACAATGGAAATGTAAAAGCAAGCGTTTCATTGGCTACAAGCGATCATTATACCAATGCGAAAGGTGAAAAAGTGGAAGAAACCCAATGGCATAATTTAGTAGCTTTTGGAAAAACAGCGGAAATTTTTCAGAAATATGTTCCAAAAGGTAAAGAAATTGCCGTTGAAGGAAAACTGACTTACAGGTCATACGATGATAAAGACGGTGTAAAAAAGTATATAACGGAGATCAGGGTAGATGAAATTCTGCTTTTAGGAGGTAAATAA
- a CDS encoding arginase family protein, which yields MKKEINLFEFPFNLGLTKKEHEIEPGVKKLPEWLRKFGFHEKIAPKNIFRLASPRYTMNFDKETGVKNPDQIIEYAKKQSELILKNSNNNTFNIILGGDCSILIGTAVALKQMGNFGLFYLDGHTDYIPPKLSPSGGVAGMDLAIVSGLGHDKLTNINNQKPYFLEENIFCIGNAETDDEEYVEQIINSKIHYFDLYQLRKNGFRKTSEDFLSLINEKNLDGFFIHFDVDVLNDNIMPCVDSRMEDGIDYDNLKEILQPLIHNEKSFGIEITILDPDYDPNGEYTQPFIENLIKIINNKD from the coding sequence ATGAAAAAGGAAATTAATCTTTTTGAATTTCCATTCAATCTGGGACTTACAAAAAAAGAGCATGAGATAGAGCCTGGAGTGAAGAAACTTCCCGAGTGGCTCAGAAAATTTGGCTTTCATGAAAAAATTGCTCCTAAAAATATTTTCAGGCTTGCATCTCCCAGATATACAATGAATTTTGACAAAGAAACTGGCGTAAAGAATCCGGATCAAATCATTGAATACGCCAAAAAACAATCTGAACTTATCCTTAAAAATTCAAATAACAATACTTTTAATATCATTCTCGGCGGCGATTGCAGCATACTTATTGGTACAGCTGTTGCTTTAAAACAAATGGGAAATTTTGGGCTTTTTTATCTTGATGGTCACACAGATTATATTCCGCCAAAGCTTTCTCCGAGTGGCGGTGTTGCCGGAATGGATCTTGCCATTGTCTCTGGCTTAGGACATGACAAACTAACGAATATTAATAACCAAAAACCTTATTTCTTAGAAGAAAATATTTTCTGTATTGGAAATGCGGAAACAGATGACGAAGAATATGTTGAACAAATTATTAATTCTAAAATTCACTATTTTGATTTATATCAATTAAGAAAAAATGGTTTCAGAAAAACTTCTGAAGACTTTTTAAGCTTAATTAACGAAAAAAATTTAGACGGCTTCTTCATTCACTTTGATGTTGACGTCTTGAATGATAATATCATGCCTTGTGTCGACAGCAGAATGGAAGACGGAATAGATTATGACAATCTGAAAGAAATTCTACAACCTTTAATTCACAACGAAAAAAGTTTTGGAATTGAAATCACTATCCTGGATCCGGATTATGATCCGAATGGTGAATATACTCAACCTTTTATTGAAAATCTAATTAAAATTATAAACAACAAAGATTAA
- a CDS encoding HPP family protein, which yields MKKTLKRTFRVSKYVIYKETLVDYKEHFWSFLGAFFGIGIIAFIQSHTLSATENIFLIGSFGASSVLIYGAIQSPLAQPRNLVGGHVISALVGVTVYKIVPDIIWLSAPLAVAFSIVLMQYTKTLHPPGGATALIAVSSTGKIPELGFWYVLSPVLTGCIILLIVALFFNNITPNRSYPTHTRFRKLLKKKHEHTHKMKSKKL from the coding sequence ATGAAGAAGACCCTAAAAAGAACGTTCAGAGTTTCAAAATATGTAATTTATAAGGAAACACTGGTAGATTACAAAGAGCATTTCTGGTCGTTTCTGGGAGCATTTTTCGGGATCGGGATTATTGCGTTTATCCAGTCACACACGCTTTCCGCAACAGAAAATATCTTTCTGATCGGTTCTTTTGGAGCATCAAGCGTTTTAATTTACGGAGCTATTCAAAGTCCGTTGGCTCAGCCTCGAAATCTGGTTGGAGGGCACGTAATTTCTGCACTTGTAGGAGTCACTGTTTACAAAATTGTTCCTGATATAATCTGGCTTTCTGCGCCTTTAGCCGTAGCTTTTTCCATTGTTTTGATGCAGTACACTAAAACATTACACCCACCCGGCGGCGCAACAGCATTGATCGCGGTGAGCTCTACAGGAAAAATCCCAGAGCTTGGGTTTTGGTATGTACTTTCACCGGTTTTAACGGGATGCATCATATTATTGATTGTGGCATTATTTTTTAATAATATTACTCCCAACAGAAGCTATCCTACTCACACCAGATTCAGAAAATTATTAAAGAAAAAGCACGAACATACACACAAAATGAAAAGTAAAAAATTATGA
- a CDS encoding TIGR01777 family oxidoreductase, with translation MKEVVLITGAGGLVAKELAKKLEKDYTIRFLTRKKKHENEFEWDLSNGTIDENAFENISHIIHLAGANISEKRWTDERKKELISSRVDSANLILKTLQKKNIKLKSFITASGINYYGTKTTDKIFTEKDGPGNDFLSEVVILWERAADDFKEQNLAERVVKIRTAVVLSEKDGALKKMLPTIKSGIGSPLGSGKQYMPWIHIKDICSIYEFALKNSEIDGAYNAVSPQHITNEDLTKKMAEVLGKPLFMPNVPSFVLKLIFGELSDALLEGSRASSQKIQETGFHFEFPDLTITLKDLLKK, from the coding sequence ATGAAAGAAGTTGTTCTCATAACAGGAGCCGGCGGTTTAGTTGCAAAAGAACTCGCAAAAAAGCTTGAAAAAGATTATACCATTCGTTTTTTAACAAGAAAAAAAAAGCATGAAAATGAATTTGAGTGGGATCTCAGCAATGGAACAATTGATGAAAATGCTTTTGAAAATATTTCCCACATTATTCATCTGGCGGGAGCTAATATTTCTGAAAAACGCTGGACCGATGAACGAAAAAAGGAACTGATCTCAAGTCGTGTAGATTCTGCAAATTTGATTTTAAAAACTTTACAAAAAAAGAACATTAAGTTAAAATCATTCATTACCGCATCAGGAATAAATTACTACGGAACCAAAACAACCGATAAAATTTTCACAGAAAAAGATGGTCCGGGAAACGATTTTTTAAGCGAGGTTGTTATTCTTTGGGAAAGAGCGGCTGATGATTTCAAAGAGCAAAATTTAGCAGAAAGAGTAGTAAAAATCCGGACAGCTGTAGTACTTTCCGAAAAAGACGGAGCTTTAAAAAAAATGCTTCCAACCATAAAATCTGGAATCGGGTCACCGTTGGGAAGTGGAAAACAATATATGCCTTGGATCCATATAAAAGATATTTGTTCGATTTATGAATTTGCTTTAAAAAATTCAGAGATTGATGGTGCTTATAATGCGGTTTCACCACAACATATAACCAACGAAGATTTAACGAAAAAAATGGCTGAAGTCTTGGGAAAACCTTTATTTATGCCCAATGTTCCAAGTTTTGTTTTGAAACTGATCTTTGGGGAATTGTCGGATGCTTTGCTGGAAGGTTCAAGAGCTTCTTCACAGAAAATTCAGGAGACAGGCTTTCATTTTGAATTTCCTGATCTTACAATTACTTTGAAGGATTTACTAAAGAAATAA
- the nudK gene encoding GDP-mannose pyrophosphatase NudK, whose amino-acid sequence MQNTKIDILKTEILSDNWYTLKKVTFNILKKDGTSETQSREAYDRGNGAVILLYNKISGTVILTRQFRLPTFINGNPDGMLIEACAGLLDNDNPEECIKRETEEETGYKISKVEKVFEAYMSPGSVTEILHFFVAEYSNEMKVTNGGGLADEGENIEVLELSFDEALAMIDNDEIKDAKTIMLLQFIRLKNIL is encoded by the coding sequence ATGCAGAATACGAAGATAGACATCTTAAAAACTGAAATTTTATCAGATAACTGGTACACCTTAAAAAAAGTCACTTTTAACATCTTAAAAAAAGACGGAACCTCAGAAACACAAAGCCGCGAAGCCTATGACAGAGGAAATGGAGCGGTAATTTTGCTGTATAATAAAATCTCAGGAACCGTAATTCTGACAAGACAATTCCGATTGCCGACTTTCATCAACGGAAATCCGGACGGAATGTTGATCGAAGCCTGCGCTGGCCTGCTGGACAACGATAACCCCGAAGAGTGCATCAAAAGGGAAACCGAAGAAGAAACCGGATACAAGATTTCGAAGGTGGAGAAAGTTTTTGAAGCGTATATGTCTCCGGGTTCGGTTACGGAAATTCTTCATTTTTTTGTTGCAGAATATTCCAATGAAATGAAAGTTACAAACGGAGGTGGACTCGCTGACGAAGGGGAAAATATTGAAGTTTTGGAACTTTCATTTGATGAAGCATTAGCTATGATTGACAACGATGAAATTAAAGATGCGAAAACCATTATGCTGCTTCAATTTATACGTTTAAAAAATATTTTATAA
- a CDS encoding KTSC domain-containing protein gives MKRVVEHRKLLGVDKTATLKDLKTIYRNTMKDTHPDKFVNDEAGKLEAEEKSKSVIEAYHFLVSINPETQEKYKEEYTETITKSNIQDFYLEKAVLTVQHLNGNIYEYIGVPRNTYIKMVNADSPSRFARRHIYGSFIYRKSGEVMAD, from the coding sequence ATGAAAAGAGTTGTTGAGCACAGAAAGCTTCTTGGGGTTGATAAAACCGCTACTTTAAAAGATTTAAAAACAATTTACAGAAATACAATGAAGGATACTCATCCTGATAAATTTGTAAATGACGAAGCTGGCAAACTGGAGGCGGAAGAAAAAAGCAAGTCTGTGATTGAAGCCTACCATTTTTTGGTGAGCATCAACCCGGAAACACAGGAAAAATATAAAGAAGAATATACCGAGACGATTACAAAATCCAATATTCAGGATTTTTACCTTGAAAAAGCAGTTCTTACGGTTCAGCATTTGAACGGAAATATCTATGAATACATCGGTGTTCCAAGAAATACATACATCAAAATGGTTAATGCTGATTCCCCGAGCCGTTTTGCAAGAAGACATATCTATGGAAGTTTTATCTATAGAAAGTCTGGTGAGGTAATGGCGGATTAA